The following DNA comes from Chloroflexota bacterium.
GCGTGGGATGCGAAACCTGCTGGACGCGCTGCCCCAACGGGATTGCCGCCGGCCACGTCATGGACGCGCTCAAGCAGATGGCCTCGCGCGAAGGCTACGCGCCCGCCGAGCGCCGCGTGCTGGTGTTGCACCGCCAGTTCCTCAACAGCATTCGGCTTTTCGGGCGCGTCCATGAGTTGAGCATGTTGGCGCTGTACAAACTCCTGAGCGGCGACCTGTTCACCGATTTGGACCTGGGCGCCCGCATGTTCCTCCGAGGGAAAATCCCGATCCTGCCCGAGCGCATCAAGGGCATGGCCAAAATCCAGCAATTGTTCAGCAAGCAAGCGAGAGGGCAAGGGTGAAATACTCGTACTATCCCGGCTGCACGCTGCACTCCACGGCAATTGAATACGGCTGGTCCACCGAGGCCGTCTGCGAGGCCCTGGGCATAGAGTTGGTGGAGATAGAAGACTGGAACTGCTGCGGGGCATCTTCGGCGCACTCGCTGGACCATCGCCTGGCGCTGGCGCTGCCGACGCGCGACCTCATGCGCGCGCAGGCGCTCCGGGCCGACATCGTCATGCCCTGCGCCGCCTGCTACGGCCGCATGGCCGCCGCCGACCACAGGATGCGCACAGACCCCGACTGGCGCAAGGAGATGGAAGCCGAATTCCAGACCGAGTACATCGGCGCGGCCCGCCCACGCACGCTGCTGGACGTTCTGGGCAATGACCTGGGGCCGGAAGCCCTGGCCGCCAAGGTCAAGCGGCCGCTCAACGGCCTGCGCACCGTCTCCTACTACGGCTGCCTGCTCATCCGCCCGCCCGACCTCACCAACCGCTGGGATGACCCTGAACATCCCACGATCATGGACCGCATCTTGAGGACGCTGGGGGCCGAGCCGGTGCCGTGGGCGCACACGGTGGAATGCTGCGGGGCCTCGCTGGCGCTGGATCGCGCCGATGTGGTTGCGGTTCTGTCGGGGCGCATCGCCCAGGGTGCGAACGACGCCGAGGCCGATTGCATCGTCTGCGCGTGCCCGCTCTGCCAGGCTAACCTGGACAGCCGACAGAAGGGCATCTCGCCGAAGGTCCCCGTCATGTACATCACCGAACTCATGGGCCTTGCGCTGGACCTTCCGGGACGGAACAAGTGGTTCGCAAAGCACCTTGTAGACCCCAGGCCTCTCCTCAAAGCAAAAGGCCTGGAATAAAGGTTTGGGACTGAGCCATGGCTGATGCTACGATTGACAGAGGTTCCAACGCCATACTTGTGGTAGGAGCCGGCCTGAGCGGGATGCAATCCGCTCTCCTGCTGGCCCAGCGAGGCCACGCGGTGCACCTGCTGGACGAGGCGCCGGGCATCGGAGGCTCGCTTCACCTGCTGGACCGCACTTTCCCGACGGATTCGTGCGGGCTGTGCATCAGTTCGCCCACCAACGCCACCTACTGCCCATCCATAGAGTGTAGCCTGCACCCCAACATCACGCCGCTGCCCCTGAGCGAGTTACTACACCTGGACGGCGAGCCGGGCCACTTCCAGGCTCGGATTCGTCGCAACCCGCGTTATGTCAACATAGAGCGGTGCAACCTGTGCGGCGACTGCGCGGCGGTCTGCCCGGTTACGCGACCGCACGCCCACGAAGGGAACCTCGCGCCCCAGAAGGCCATCTACGCGCCCCCGCCGCG
Coding sequences within:
- a CDS encoding heterodisulfide reductase; its protein translation is VGCETCWTRCPNGIAAGHVMDALKQMASREGYAPAERRVLVLHRQFLNSIRLFGRVHELSMLALYKLLSGDLFTDLDLGARMFLRGKIPILPERIKGMAKIQQLFSKQARGQG
- a CDS encoding CoB--CoM heterodisulfide reductase iron-sulfur subunit B family protein, whose translation is MKYSYYPGCTLHSTAIEYGWSTEAVCEALGIELVEIEDWNCCGASSAHSLDHRLALALPTRDLMRAQALRADIVMPCAACYGRMAAADHRMRTDPDWRKEMEAEFQTEYIGAARPRTLLDVLGNDLGPEALAAKVKRPLNGLRTVSYYGCLLIRPPDLTNRWDDPEHPTIMDRILRTLGAEPVPWAHTVECCGASLALDRADVVAVLSGRIAQGANDAEADCIVCACPLCQANLDSRQKGISPKVPVMYITELMGLALDLPGRNKWFAKHLVDPRPLLKAKGLE